From Drosophila subpulchrella strain 33 F10 #4 breed RU33 unplaced genomic scaffold, RU_Dsub_v1.1 Primary Assembly Seq354, whole genome shotgun sequence, the proteins below share one genomic window:
- the LOC119560386 gene encoding arrestin domain-containing protein 17: protein MPTTCVFQLDRLNPVYNSGEYISGRILLRTDKVKRVNAVYVTLEGEAKVQWSMSGKSETANYSGHQQYLHSRTNVFDNTLFRAGVHVYVLTLRIPPDCPSTCKGPYGYIAYTISLTIDKPWGFDEVFRKPINVVQTLDLNFNTEFALPVKDENLKYLCHWPCISGPICSTLALPASGFTPLQEVPFRLEVDNQSPHYDIIGVEVSIKQHFVFLSRKPVKRNFYTKTLVKELISDRTLRLSKRQYESSICVPMDTPRSTLNPNYIVFLHYTLQVKLKTGYFHYDTDLSVPIIVGTTSLQHLRESVHTQQPVRRTPTPERQRLIERVTPRPPPLEEESAGEADAATDEPHQAIEDDEPPSYDSCLPPSFSFATLAGSQQTLGSSHAVVLQRIHLPKFPGFSTLIGTAPAHGMEDSGLDMHMYRSYGSLNTDHTGRSLDTFGSLCGPLSEHVEEREPGVEEETEVVDVTAQVHRPVPRARVAEIEEELEDEHLF from the exons ATGCCCACCACCTGTGTCTTTCAGCTGGATCGCCTGAATCCGGTCTACAACAGCGGGGAGTACATCAGTGGTCGCATTTTGTTGCGCACGGACAAGGTGAAGCGGGTCAATG CCGTATATGTGACCCTGGAGGGCGAGGCCAAGGTTCAGTGGTCGATGAGCGGCAAGAGCGAGACGGCCAATTATTCGGGCCATCAGCAATATTTACACTCCCGCACCAATGTGTTCGATAACACCCTCTTCCGGGCTGGCGTCCACGTATACGTGCTCACTCTGAGGATTCCCCCGGACTGCCCATCCACCTGCAAGGGTCCCTACGGCTACATAGCCTACACCATCTCCCTGACCATCGACAAGCCCTGGGGGTTCGACGAGGTCTTCCGGAAGCCCATAAACGTCGTGCAGACCCTGGACCTCAACTTCAACACTGAGTTTGCA CTGCCTGTCAAGGATGAAAACTTGAAATACCTCTGCCATTGGCCCTGCATCTCGGGTCCCATTTGCTCCACCCTGGCACTGCCCGCCTCCGGATTCACGCCCCTGCAGGAGGTGCCCTTCCGCTTGGAGGTGGACAACCAGTCGCCCCACTACGACATCATCGGCGTGGAGGTGTCCATCAAGCAGCACTTCGTCTTCCTGTCGCGGAAGCCCGTCAAGCGGAACTTTTACACAAAGACGCTGGTCAAGGAGCTGATCTCGGACCGCACTCTGCGCCTGTCCAAGCGGCAGTACGAGTCCAGCATCTGTGTGCCCATGGACACGCCCCGGTCCACCCTGAACCCCAACTACATCGTCTTCCTCCACTACACGCTGCAGGTGAAGCTGAAGACGGGCTACTTCCACTACGACACGGACCTCTCGGTGCCCATCATCGTGGGCACCACTTCCCTGCAGCACCTCAGGGAGTCGGTCCACACCCAGCAGCCCGTGCGGAGGACGCCCACGCCGGAGAGACAGCGACTGATCGAGCGGGTGACTCCCCGGCCCCCGCCGCTGGAGGAGGAATCCGCCGGAGAAGCGGATGCGGCCACCGACGAGCCGCACCAGGCGATCGAGGACGATGAGCCACCCTCGTACGACAGTTGCC TACCGCCCTCTTTCAGTTTTGCCACCTTGGCGGGCAGCCAGCAGACATTGGGCAGTAGCCACGCAGTGGTGCTTCAGCGCATTCACTTACCCAAGTTTCCCGGCTTTAGCACCCTCATCGGGACCGCTCCAGCCCACGGAATGGAGGACTCCGGCTTGGACATGCACATGTACAGGTCGTACGGCTCTCTGAACACGGATCACACGGGCCGGAGTCTGGATACTTTCGGATCCCTCTGCGGTCCACTTTCTGAGCACGTCGAGGAGCGGGAGCCGGGGGTTGAGGAGGAGACGGAGGTCGTGGATGTGACTGCCCAGGTGCACCGACCAGTCCCAAGGGCCCGAGTAGCCGAGATTGaggaggagctggaggacgaACACCTGTTCTAA
- the LOC119560303 gene encoding uncharacterized protein LOC119560303 yields the protein MPVNCEFNLSRAAAVYYTGEQISGSLIVTVDGKKPFQLEGVSITLHGVSTVHWRESLRGPPEIEHNDSTGKLVRAKVDYKGSKVHINQTKRLTEGLLLQPGAFRLGDFEFQLPENLPATCRLPFGNVEYLLKAVIERRGKYNKCFQQRLVIRKSLEFSDLQPQFKETSNISLTLPRSIFVPGQSVSYEVTSKDGVLDFLTRLCKKTSYTSQEPSIKTKTVIKILSECSDLKGDLRLPLTAHIMSHSHQLEPIRISYFIETFNNCDVPIELPIFVATAAPPVFSPIESSRLCFVNLALSQSELFRPINQFLAHSCSRETGALALNKHCERIKLLKGPKRKQSYVQLALQYLYKKVLP from the exons ATGCCAGTAAATtgtgaatttaatttatcgCGTGCCGCTGCCGTTTATTATACTGGCGAGCAAATTTCAGGCTCGCTCATTGTGACAGTTGACGGAAAAAAACCTTTCCAATTAGAGG GCGTAAGTATCACTCTCCACGGAGTCTCAACGGTTCACTGGCGGGAATCACTGCGAGGTCCCCCGGAAATCGAGCATAATGATAGTACCGGAAAGTTGGTGCGCGCCAAAGTGGATTACAAGGGCAGCAAGGTTCACATAAATCAAACAAAGAGGTTGACTGAAGGTTTACTCCTACAACCTGGTGCTTTTCGATTGGGGGACTTCGAGTTCCAGCTCCCTGAAAATCTGCCAGCCACCTGCAGACTTCCCTTCGGCAACGTGGAGTATTTGCTAAAGGCTGTCATTGAAAGGAGGGGAAAATATAACAAGTGCTTTCAGCAGCGACTGGTGATAAGAAAGAGTCTGGAATTTAGCGATCTACAACCGCAATTTAAGGAAACATCGAATATAAGTCTTACCCTTCCCCGAAGTATTTTTGTTCCCGGGCAAAGTGTATCTTATGAGGTTACTTCTAAGGATGGAGTTTTGGACTTTCTAACCCGGCTCTGTAAGAAAACCAGCTACACAAGTCAGGAACCTAGTATAAAGACCAAAACAGtgataaaaattttatcagaATGTTCGGACCTAAAAGGTGACCTACGCCTGCCTCTGACAGCTCATATTATGAGCCATTCACATCAACTGGAACCTATAAGAATCAGCTACTTTATCGAGACATTTAACAACTGCGATGTTCCGATTGAACTGCCCATTTTCGTGGCCACAGCAGCACCGCCAGTCTTCTCCCCCATTGAATCCTCCCGACTTTGCTTCGTAAACTTGG CCTTGAGCCAGAGCGAGCTGTTTAGGCCAATTAATCAGTTTCTGGCCCACAGCTGTTCCCGGGAAACTGGCGCCTTGGCGCTGAACAAACATTGTGAACGCATCAAGTTACTAAAAGGCCCGAAGAGAAAACAGTCGTACGTGCAATTAGCATTGCAATACTTGTATAAGAAAGTACTACCCTGA